Proteins from a genomic interval of Scatophagus argus isolate fScaArg1 chromosome 6, fScaArg1.pri, whole genome shotgun sequence:
- the atp13a3 gene encoding polyamine-transporting ATPase 13A3 isoform X1: MEKEDLKVLNKGEEEEMELQGYRLCRWRLALVGLGVLCTGGFLLLLLYWMPEWCVKSTCTRTTARDAEVVLLRSTDEFRRWFLARVRVMLAPGSNPFHSLETQTTSPSSPSSPTCHFSSPAQANGHTLHPSDGSPAQELIRRYADYQPTQIRYFTFHSTKYYWNDQLQNFEVLTGVEDLQVSCSTLHSEHSAGLTRNQQEYRRLFFGVNEIAVKVPSVFKLLIKEVLNPFYIFQLFSVILWSADEYYYYAVAIVIMSVISIATSLYTIKKQYVMLHDMVAAHSIVRVSVCRANNEIEEILSTDLVPGDLMVIPSNGTIMPCDAVLVSGTCIVNESMLTGESVPVTKTNLPNPLPGERGNEADGAYTIEGHKRHTLFCGTHVIQTRFYTGELVKAVVVRTGFSTAKGQLVRSILYPKPTDFKLYRDAYLFLLCLVAVAGIGFVYSIVLSILNKVPAKTIIIESLDIITITVPPALPAAMTAGIVYAQRRLKRIGIFCISPQRINICGQINLVCFDKTGTLTEDGLDLWGVQRVENGSFHLSEENAYKENLVKSQFVACMATCHSLTKIDGQLSGDPLDLKMFDATGWILEEATEEETSLHNRIMPTVVRPPKQLLPPEPATSPEQDMELYELPSAYEIGIVRQFPFSSALQRMSVVARLLGEKRMDAYTKGAPEVVASLCKKETVPEDFAEVLEGYTKQGFRVIALAHRRLESKLTWHKVQNVNRDHIETNMEFLGLIIMQNKLKAETPGVLQDLHRAHIRTVMVTGDNMLTAISVARDCGMIPPQDKVIIADALPPHNGQAAKITWRYADKPSKTPRLEEVNISLEDVCDVDEQKTQELFHFAMNGKSFAVIEEHFPDMLQKLVLHGTVFARMAPDQKTQLIEALQGVDYFVGMCGDGANDCGALKRAHGGISLSELEASVASPFTSRTPNISCVPSLIREGRAALITSFCVFKFMALYSIIQYISVTLLYSILSNLGDFQFLFIDIAIILLIVFTMSLNPAWKELVSRRPPSGLISGPLLFSVLTQILICLGFQTITFLWVRQQPWYTVWTPFTDVCNQSSHINVSDHNDTELDDHNIQNFENTSLFYVSCFQYLIVAIVFSKGKPFRQPSYKNWPFVLSAVSLYVFLLFIMFHPVESIDMFLEIVCVPYEWRVKLFLIILINAAVSVVVETFIHDIILWKLVFSRDKQGSFGVTPAAPTPQGGIDRGAFKCLSWLGCPRKMTPKARYMHLAQELSVDPDWPPKPTTTTEAKPRPENGSTYQIMINS; the protein is encoded by the exons ATGGAGAAGGAAGACCTGAAAGTCCTCAAcaaaggggaagaggaggaaatg GAGCTGCAGGGCTACCGTCTGTGTCGTTGGCGGCTGGCCCTGGTTGGCCTTGGGGTGCTGTGTACAGGGGGCTTCCTCCTTCTGCTGCTCTACTGGATGCCAGAGTGGTGCGTCAAATCCACCTGCACTCGTACCACAGCCCGTGATGCCGAAGTGGTATTGCTGCGCTCCACG GATGAGTTCCGGCGCTGGTTCCTGGCCAGGGTACGAGTTATGCTGGCCCCGGGGAGCAACCCCTTCCACAGCCTGGAGACCCAgaccacctccccctcctccccttcatcTCCCACCTGCCACTTCTCCTCCCCTGCTCAGGCCAACGGACACACCCTTCACCCCTCCGATGGCAGCCCTGCTCAGGAGCTCATCAGAAGATATGCCGACTACCAGCCCACACAG ATTCGGTATTTTACCTTCCATAGCACAAAGTATTATTGGAACGACCAGCTGCAGAACTTTGAAGTTTTAAC AGGTGTGGAGGATCTGCAGGTCAGCTGCTCCACCCTCCACTCGGAGCACAGTGCGGGCCTGACCAGGAACCAGCAGGAGTACAG GAGACTCTTCTTTGGAGTGAATGAAATTGCAGTGAAAGTGCCTTCTGTTTTCAAGCTGCTTATCAAAGAG GTCCTCAACCCTTTTTACATCTTCCAGCTCTTCAGTGTGATCCTGTGGAGTGCCGATGAGTATTACTACTATGCTGTGGCCATTGTTATCATGTCAGTCATATCCATAGCTACCTCTCTATACACCATCAAAAAG CAATACGTCATGCTTCACGATATGGTGGCGGCTCACAGTATTGTCCGTGTGTCTGTATGCCGAGCCAACAATG AAATCGAAGAGATTTTGTCTACTGATCTGGTGCCTGGTGATCTGATGGTCATCCCCAGCAATGGGACCATCATGCCATGTGACGCCGTGCTGGTCAGCGGCACCTGCATCGTCAATGAAAGCATGCTCACAG GTGAGAGCGTTCCTGTTACAAAGACCAACCTCCCAAACCCATTGCCAGGGGAGAGGGGGAATGAGGCTGATGGTGCGTACACCATAGAGGGACATAAGAGACACACTCTCTTCTGTGGCACTCACGTCATCCAAACCCGCTTCTATACAGGCGAACTGGTCAAGGCTGTGGTGGTCCGCACAG GTTTCAGCACAGCCAAAGGCCAGCTGGTGCGTTCTATCCTTTACCCAAAGCCCACCGACTTCAAACTGTACCGTGATGCCTACCTCTTCCTGCTGTGTCTAGTGGCTGTTGCTGGAATTGGCTTTGTCTACTCCATCGTCCTCAGCATCTTGAACAAG GTGCCAGCTAAAACCATCATCATCGAGTCCCTGgacatcatcaccatcactgTGCCACCGGCTCTGCCAGCTGCCATGACAGCTGGCATTGTGTACGCCCAGCGACGCCTCAAACGCATTGGAATTTTCTGCATCAGCCCACAGAGGATCAATATCTGCGGACAAATAAATCTGGTCTGCTTTGACAAG ACTGGAACACTAACAGAAGATGGATTAGACTTATGGGGAGTCCAGAGGGTTGAGAATGGCAG TTTTCACCTGTCAGAGGAAAATGCCTACAAGGAAAATCTTGTCAAGTCACAGTTTGTGGCCTGTATGGCCACCTGCCACTCTCTTACTAAAATAGATGGCCAGCTGTCTGGAGACCCGCTGGACCTTAAAATGTTTGACGCTACAGGCTGG ATCCTGGAGGAAGCcactgaagaggaaacatctcTCCACAACCGTATCATGCCCACTGTGGTTCGACCCCCAAAACAGCTGTTGCCTCCTGAGCCTGCCACATCACCGGAGCAGGACATG GAATTGTATGAACTCCCG TCAGCGTATGAAATAGGCATCGTGCGCCAGTTTCCGTTTTCGTCAGCACTCCAGAGAATGAGTGTGGTGGCTCGTCTGCTGGGGGAGAAACGTATGGATGCCTACACGAAGGGAGCGCCGGAGGTTGTGGCAAGTCTCTGCAAGAAAGAGACAG TGCCAGAAGACTTTGCCGAGGTTTTGGAGGGCTACACCAAGCAGGGTTTCAGAGTCATAGCTCTGGCTCATCGCCGACTTGAATCCAAACTCACCTGGCACAAAGTACAGAATGTGAACAg gGATCACATAGAGACAAACATGGAGTTTCTGGGTCTGATCATCATGCAGAACAAGCTGAAGGCAGAAACCCCAGGGGTTCTGCAGGACCTCCACAGAGCACACATCCGCACTGTTATGGTTACAG GTGACAACATGCTGACAGCCATCTCTGTGGCCAGGGACTGTGGAATGATCCCACCTCAAGACAAAGTCATCATTGCTGATGCCCTTCCTCCCCATAATGGACAAGCCGCCAAGATCACCTGGAGATACGCTGACAAGCCGAGCAAGACACCTCGCCTGGAG GAAGTGAATATCAGTCTggaggatgtgtgtgatgtagacgagcaaaaaacacaagagctgTTCCACTTTGCAATGAATGGCAAATCATTCGCTGTCATCGAGGAGCATTTCCCTGACATGCTTCAAAAG CTCGTTCTCCATGGAACGGTGTTTGCCAGAATGGCCCCTGACCAGAAAACGCAGCTCATTGAGGCACTGCAGGGCGTAGA CTACTTTGTGGGGATGTGTGGAGATGGAGCAAACGACTGTGGG GCTCTGAAGAGGGCCCATGGCGGCATCTCTCTGTCAGAGCTCGAGGCCTCAGTAGCCTCACCCTTCACCTCCAGGACTCCCAACATCTCTTGCGTCCCCAGCCTCATAAG GGAGGGGCGTGCTGCTCTCATCACCTCCTTCTGTGTGTTCAAGTTCATGGCCCTCTACAGCATCATCCAGTACATCAGTGTCACTCTCCTCTACTCT atCCTCAGTAACCTTGGAGACTTCCAGTTCCTCTTCATCGACATTGCTATCATCCTCCTTATTGTCTTTACTA tGAGTCTGAACCCAGCGTGGAAAGAGCTCGTGTCACGTCGTCCCCCATCAGGTCTGATCTCAGGGcctctgctgttctctgtgCTGACCCAGATCCTCATCTGCTTGGGCTTCCAAACCATTACATTCCTCTGGGTCCGACAGCAGCCCTGGTACACAGTCTGGACACCATTTACAGA TGTCTGCAACCAGTCTTCACACATCAATGTGTCTGACCACAACGACACAGAGCTGGATGACCACAACATCCAAAACTTTGAGAACACCAGCCTCTTCTATGTCTCCTGCTTCCAGTACCTTATTGTTGCCATCGTTTTCTCAAAAGGCAAACCTTTCAGGCAGCCTAGCTACAAGAATT GGCCTTTTGTGCTGTCTGCCGTgagtttgtatgttttcctgctgttcatTATGTTCCACCCTGTTGAAAGCATTGACATGTTTTTGGAG atTGTTTGCGTCCCTTATGAGTGGAGGGTAAAACTCTTCCTCATTATCTTAATCaatgctgctgtgtctgttgtGGTGGAG ACCTTCATCCATGACATCATCTTATGGAAGCTTGTGTTCAGCCGAGACAAACAAGGCAGCTTTGGCGTCACTCCTGCTGCCCCGACACCACAG GGTGGCATTGACCGCGGGGCGTTCAAGTGTCTGTCCTGGCTGGGCTGCCCACGCAAGATGACACCCAAGGCTCGCTATATGCATCTGGCCCAGGAGCTTAGTGTGGACCCGGACTGGCCTCCCAAGCCAACCACCACTACTGAAGCCAAGCCCCGCCCAGAAAACGGCTCCACCTATCAGATCATGATCAACTCCTAG
- the atp13a3 gene encoding polyamine-transporting ATPase 13A3 isoform X3 — translation MEKEDLKVLNKGEEEEMELQGYRLCRWRLALVGLGVLCTGGFLLLLLYWMPEWCVKSTCTRTTARDAEVVLLRSTDEFRRWFLARVRVMLAPGSNPFHSLETQTTSPSSPSSPTCHFSSPAQANGHTLHPSDGSPAQELIRRYADYQPTQIRYFTFHSTKYYWNDQLQNFEVLTGVEDLQVSCSTLHSEHSAGLTRNQQEYRRLFFGVNEIAVKVPSVFKLLIKEVLNPFYIFQLFSVILWSADEYYYYAVAIVIMSVISIATSLYTIKKQYVMLHDMVAAHSIVRVSVCRANNEIEEILSTDLVPGDLMVIPSNGTIMPCDAVLVSGTCIVNESMLTGESVPVTKTNLPNPLPGERGNEADGAYTIEGHKRHTLFCGTHVIQTRFYTGELVKAVVVRTGFSTAKGQLVRSILYPKPTDFKLYRDAYLFLLCLVAVAGIGFVYSIVLSILNKVPAKTIIIESLDIITITVPPALPAAMTAGIVYAQRRLKRIGIFCISPQRINICGQINLVCFDKTGTLTEDGLDLWGVQRVENGSFHLSEENAYKENLVKSQFVACMATCHSLTKIDGQLSGDPLDLKMFDATGWILEEATEEETSLHNRIMPTVVRPPKQLLPPEPATSPEQDMELYELPSAYEIGIVRQFPFSSALQRMSVVARLLGEKRMDAYTKGAPEVVASLCKKETVPEDFAEVLEGYTKQGFRVIALAHRRLESKLTWHKVQNVNRDHIETNMEFLGLIIMQNKLKAETPGVLQDLHRAHIRTVMVTGDNMLTAISVARDCGMIPPQDKVIIADALPPHNGQAAKITWRYADKPSKTPRLEEVNISLEDVCDVDEQKTQELFHFAMNGKSFAVIEEHFPDMLQKLVLHGTVFARMAPDQKTQLIEALQGVDYFVGMCGDGANDCGALKRAHGGISLSELEASVASPFTSRTPNISCVPSLIREGRAALITSFCVFKFMALYSIIQYISVTLLYSILSNLGDFQFLFIDIAIILLIVFTMSLNPAWKELVSRRPPSGLISGPLLFSVLTQILICLGFQTITFLWVRQQPWYTVWTPFTDVCNQSSHINVSDHNDTELDDHNIQNFENTSLFYVSCFQYLIVAIVFSKGKPFRQPSYKNWPFVLSAVSLYVFLLFIMFHPVESIDMFLEIVCVPYEWRVKLFLIILINAAVSVVVEMDSSVVL, via the exons ATGGAGAAGGAAGACCTGAAAGTCCTCAAcaaaggggaagaggaggaaatg GAGCTGCAGGGCTACCGTCTGTGTCGTTGGCGGCTGGCCCTGGTTGGCCTTGGGGTGCTGTGTACAGGGGGCTTCCTCCTTCTGCTGCTCTACTGGATGCCAGAGTGGTGCGTCAAATCCACCTGCACTCGTACCACAGCCCGTGATGCCGAAGTGGTATTGCTGCGCTCCACG GATGAGTTCCGGCGCTGGTTCCTGGCCAGGGTACGAGTTATGCTGGCCCCGGGGAGCAACCCCTTCCACAGCCTGGAGACCCAgaccacctccccctcctccccttcatcTCCCACCTGCCACTTCTCCTCCCCTGCTCAGGCCAACGGACACACCCTTCACCCCTCCGATGGCAGCCCTGCTCAGGAGCTCATCAGAAGATATGCCGACTACCAGCCCACACAG ATTCGGTATTTTACCTTCCATAGCACAAAGTATTATTGGAACGACCAGCTGCAGAACTTTGAAGTTTTAAC AGGTGTGGAGGATCTGCAGGTCAGCTGCTCCACCCTCCACTCGGAGCACAGTGCGGGCCTGACCAGGAACCAGCAGGAGTACAG GAGACTCTTCTTTGGAGTGAATGAAATTGCAGTGAAAGTGCCTTCTGTTTTCAAGCTGCTTATCAAAGAG GTCCTCAACCCTTTTTACATCTTCCAGCTCTTCAGTGTGATCCTGTGGAGTGCCGATGAGTATTACTACTATGCTGTGGCCATTGTTATCATGTCAGTCATATCCATAGCTACCTCTCTATACACCATCAAAAAG CAATACGTCATGCTTCACGATATGGTGGCGGCTCACAGTATTGTCCGTGTGTCTGTATGCCGAGCCAACAATG AAATCGAAGAGATTTTGTCTACTGATCTGGTGCCTGGTGATCTGATGGTCATCCCCAGCAATGGGACCATCATGCCATGTGACGCCGTGCTGGTCAGCGGCACCTGCATCGTCAATGAAAGCATGCTCACAG GTGAGAGCGTTCCTGTTACAAAGACCAACCTCCCAAACCCATTGCCAGGGGAGAGGGGGAATGAGGCTGATGGTGCGTACACCATAGAGGGACATAAGAGACACACTCTCTTCTGTGGCACTCACGTCATCCAAACCCGCTTCTATACAGGCGAACTGGTCAAGGCTGTGGTGGTCCGCACAG GTTTCAGCACAGCCAAAGGCCAGCTGGTGCGTTCTATCCTTTACCCAAAGCCCACCGACTTCAAACTGTACCGTGATGCCTACCTCTTCCTGCTGTGTCTAGTGGCTGTTGCTGGAATTGGCTTTGTCTACTCCATCGTCCTCAGCATCTTGAACAAG GTGCCAGCTAAAACCATCATCATCGAGTCCCTGgacatcatcaccatcactgTGCCACCGGCTCTGCCAGCTGCCATGACAGCTGGCATTGTGTACGCCCAGCGACGCCTCAAACGCATTGGAATTTTCTGCATCAGCCCACAGAGGATCAATATCTGCGGACAAATAAATCTGGTCTGCTTTGACAAG ACTGGAACACTAACAGAAGATGGATTAGACTTATGGGGAGTCCAGAGGGTTGAGAATGGCAG TTTTCACCTGTCAGAGGAAAATGCCTACAAGGAAAATCTTGTCAAGTCACAGTTTGTGGCCTGTATGGCCACCTGCCACTCTCTTACTAAAATAGATGGCCAGCTGTCTGGAGACCCGCTGGACCTTAAAATGTTTGACGCTACAGGCTGG ATCCTGGAGGAAGCcactgaagaggaaacatctcTCCACAACCGTATCATGCCCACTGTGGTTCGACCCCCAAAACAGCTGTTGCCTCCTGAGCCTGCCACATCACCGGAGCAGGACATG GAATTGTATGAACTCCCG TCAGCGTATGAAATAGGCATCGTGCGCCAGTTTCCGTTTTCGTCAGCACTCCAGAGAATGAGTGTGGTGGCTCGTCTGCTGGGGGAGAAACGTATGGATGCCTACACGAAGGGAGCGCCGGAGGTTGTGGCAAGTCTCTGCAAGAAAGAGACAG TGCCAGAAGACTTTGCCGAGGTTTTGGAGGGCTACACCAAGCAGGGTTTCAGAGTCATAGCTCTGGCTCATCGCCGACTTGAATCCAAACTCACCTGGCACAAAGTACAGAATGTGAACAg gGATCACATAGAGACAAACATGGAGTTTCTGGGTCTGATCATCATGCAGAACAAGCTGAAGGCAGAAACCCCAGGGGTTCTGCAGGACCTCCACAGAGCACACATCCGCACTGTTATGGTTACAG GTGACAACATGCTGACAGCCATCTCTGTGGCCAGGGACTGTGGAATGATCCCACCTCAAGACAAAGTCATCATTGCTGATGCCCTTCCTCCCCATAATGGACAAGCCGCCAAGATCACCTGGAGATACGCTGACAAGCCGAGCAAGACACCTCGCCTGGAG GAAGTGAATATCAGTCTggaggatgtgtgtgatgtagacgagcaaaaaacacaagagctgTTCCACTTTGCAATGAATGGCAAATCATTCGCTGTCATCGAGGAGCATTTCCCTGACATGCTTCAAAAG CTCGTTCTCCATGGAACGGTGTTTGCCAGAATGGCCCCTGACCAGAAAACGCAGCTCATTGAGGCACTGCAGGGCGTAGA CTACTTTGTGGGGATGTGTGGAGATGGAGCAAACGACTGTGGG GCTCTGAAGAGGGCCCATGGCGGCATCTCTCTGTCAGAGCTCGAGGCCTCAGTAGCCTCACCCTTCACCTCCAGGACTCCCAACATCTCTTGCGTCCCCAGCCTCATAAG GGAGGGGCGTGCTGCTCTCATCACCTCCTTCTGTGTGTTCAAGTTCATGGCCCTCTACAGCATCATCCAGTACATCAGTGTCACTCTCCTCTACTCT atCCTCAGTAACCTTGGAGACTTCCAGTTCCTCTTCATCGACATTGCTATCATCCTCCTTATTGTCTTTACTA tGAGTCTGAACCCAGCGTGGAAAGAGCTCGTGTCACGTCGTCCCCCATCAGGTCTGATCTCAGGGcctctgctgttctctgtgCTGACCCAGATCCTCATCTGCTTGGGCTTCCAAACCATTACATTCCTCTGGGTCCGACAGCAGCCCTGGTACACAGTCTGGACACCATTTACAGA TGTCTGCAACCAGTCTTCACACATCAATGTGTCTGACCACAACGACACAGAGCTGGATGACCACAACATCCAAAACTTTGAGAACACCAGCCTCTTCTATGTCTCCTGCTTCCAGTACCTTATTGTTGCCATCGTTTTCTCAAAAGGCAAACCTTTCAGGCAGCCTAGCTACAAGAATT GGCCTTTTGTGCTGTCTGCCGTgagtttgtatgttttcctgctgttcatTATGTTCCACCCTGTTGAAAGCATTGACATGTTTTTGGAG atTGTTTGCGTCCCTTATGAGTGGAGGGTAAAACTCTTCCTCATTATCTTAATCaatgctgctgtgtctgttgtGGTGGAG ATGGAcagcagtgttgtgttgtga
- the atp13a3 gene encoding polyamine-transporting ATPase 13A3 isoform X2 produces MEKEDLKVLNKGEEEEMELQGYRLCRWRLALVGLGVLCTGGFLLLLLYWMPEWCVKSTCTRTTARDAEVVLLRSTDEFRRWFLARVRVMLAPGSNPFHSLETQTTSPSSPSSPTCHFSSPAQANGHTLHPSDGSPAQELIRRYADYQPTQIRYFTFHSTKYYWNDQLQNFEVLTGVEDLQVSCSTLHSEHSAGLTRNQQEYRRLFFGVNEIAVKVPSVFKLLIKEVLNPFYIFQLFSVILWSADEYYYYAVAIVIMSVISIATSLYTIKKQYVMLHDMVAAHSIVRVSVCRANNEIEEILSTDLVPGDLMVIPSNGTIMPCDAVLVSGTCIVNESMLTGESVPVTKTNLPNPLPGERGNEADGAYTIEGHKRHTLFCGTHVIQTRFYTGELVKAVVVRTGFSTAKGQLVRSILYPKPTDFKLYRDAYLFLLCLVAVAGIGFVYSIVLSILNKVPAKTIIIESLDIITITVPPALPAAMTAGIVYAQRRLKRIGIFCISPQRINICGQINLVCFDKTGTLTEDGLDLWGVQRVENGSFHLSEENAYKENLVKSQFVACMATCHSLTKIDGQLSGDPLDLKMFDATGWILEEATEEETSLHNRIMPTVVRPPKQLLPPEPATSPEQDMELYELPSAYEIGIVRQFPFSSALQRMSVVARLLGEKRMDAYTKGAPEVVASLCKKETVPEDFAEVLEGYTKQGFRVIALAHRRLESKLTWHKVQNVNRDHIETNMEFLGLIIMQNKLKAETPGVLQDLHRAHIRTVMVTGDNMLTAISVARDCGMIPPQDKVIIADALPPHNGQAAKITWRYADKPSKTPRLEEVNISLEDVCDVDEQKTQELFHFAMNGKSFAVIEEHFPDMLQKLVLHGTVFARMAPDQKTQLIEALQGVDYFVGMCGDGANDCGALKRAHGGISLSELEASVASPFTSRTPNISCVPSLIREGRAALITSFCVFKFMALYSIIQYISVTLLYSILSNLGDFQFLFIDIAIILLIVFTMSLNPAWKELVSRRPPSGLISGPLLFSVLTQILICLGFQTITFLWVRQQPWYTVWTPFTDVCNQSSHINVSDHNDTELDDHNIQNFENTSLFYVSCFQYLIVAIVFSKGKPFRQPSYKNWPFVLSAVSLYVFLLFIMFHPVESIDMFLEIVCVPYEWRVKLFLIILINAAVSVVVEGGIDRGAFKCLSWLGCPRKMTPKARYMHLAQELSVDPDWPPKPTTTTEAKPRPENGSTYQIMINS; encoded by the exons ATGGAGAAGGAAGACCTGAAAGTCCTCAAcaaaggggaagaggaggaaatg GAGCTGCAGGGCTACCGTCTGTGTCGTTGGCGGCTGGCCCTGGTTGGCCTTGGGGTGCTGTGTACAGGGGGCTTCCTCCTTCTGCTGCTCTACTGGATGCCAGAGTGGTGCGTCAAATCCACCTGCACTCGTACCACAGCCCGTGATGCCGAAGTGGTATTGCTGCGCTCCACG GATGAGTTCCGGCGCTGGTTCCTGGCCAGGGTACGAGTTATGCTGGCCCCGGGGAGCAACCCCTTCCACAGCCTGGAGACCCAgaccacctccccctcctccccttcatcTCCCACCTGCCACTTCTCCTCCCCTGCTCAGGCCAACGGACACACCCTTCACCCCTCCGATGGCAGCCCTGCTCAGGAGCTCATCAGAAGATATGCCGACTACCAGCCCACACAG ATTCGGTATTTTACCTTCCATAGCACAAAGTATTATTGGAACGACCAGCTGCAGAACTTTGAAGTTTTAAC AGGTGTGGAGGATCTGCAGGTCAGCTGCTCCACCCTCCACTCGGAGCACAGTGCGGGCCTGACCAGGAACCAGCAGGAGTACAG GAGACTCTTCTTTGGAGTGAATGAAATTGCAGTGAAAGTGCCTTCTGTTTTCAAGCTGCTTATCAAAGAG GTCCTCAACCCTTTTTACATCTTCCAGCTCTTCAGTGTGATCCTGTGGAGTGCCGATGAGTATTACTACTATGCTGTGGCCATTGTTATCATGTCAGTCATATCCATAGCTACCTCTCTATACACCATCAAAAAG CAATACGTCATGCTTCACGATATGGTGGCGGCTCACAGTATTGTCCGTGTGTCTGTATGCCGAGCCAACAATG AAATCGAAGAGATTTTGTCTACTGATCTGGTGCCTGGTGATCTGATGGTCATCCCCAGCAATGGGACCATCATGCCATGTGACGCCGTGCTGGTCAGCGGCACCTGCATCGTCAATGAAAGCATGCTCACAG GTGAGAGCGTTCCTGTTACAAAGACCAACCTCCCAAACCCATTGCCAGGGGAGAGGGGGAATGAGGCTGATGGTGCGTACACCATAGAGGGACATAAGAGACACACTCTCTTCTGTGGCACTCACGTCATCCAAACCCGCTTCTATACAGGCGAACTGGTCAAGGCTGTGGTGGTCCGCACAG GTTTCAGCACAGCCAAAGGCCAGCTGGTGCGTTCTATCCTTTACCCAAAGCCCACCGACTTCAAACTGTACCGTGATGCCTACCTCTTCCTGCTGTGTCTAGTGGCTGTTGCTGGAATTGGCTTTGTCTACTCCATCGTCCTCAGCATCTTGAACAAG GTGCCAGCTAAAACCATCATCATCGAGTCCCTGgacatcatcaccatcactgTGCCACCGGCTCTGCCAGCTGCCATGACAGCTGGCATTGTGTACGCCCAGCGACGCCTCAAACGCATTGGAATTTTCTGCATCAGCCCACAGAGGATCAATATCTGCGGACAAATAAATCTGGTCTGCTTTGACAAG ACTGGAACACTAACAGAAGATGGATTAGACTTATGGGGAGTCCAGAGGGTTGAGAATGGCAG TTTTCACCTGTCAGAGGAAAATGCCTACAAGGAAAATCTTGTCAAGTCACAGTTTGTGGCCTGTATGGCCACCTGCCACTCTCTTACTAAAATAGATGGCCAGCTGTCTGGAGACCCGCTGGACCTTAAAATGTTTGACGCTACAGGCTGG ATCCTGGAGGAAGCcactgaagaggaaacatctcTCCACAACCGTATCATGCCCACTGTGGTTCGACCCCCAAAACAGCTGTTGCCTCCTGAGCCTGCCACATCACCGGAGCAGGACATG GAATTGTATGAACTCCCG TCAGCGTATGAAATAGGCATCGTGCGCCAGTTTCCGTTTTCGTCAGCACTCCAGAGAATGAGTGTGGTGGCTCGTCTGCTGGGGGAGAAACGTATGGATGCCTACACGAAGGGAGCGCCGGAGGTTGTGGCAAGTCTCTGCAAGAAAGAGACAG TGCCAGAAGACTTTGCCGAGGTTTTGGAGGGCTACACCAAGCAGGGTTTCAGAGTCATAGCTCTGGCTCATCGCCGACTTGAATCCAAACTCACCTGGCACAAAGTACAGAATGTGAACAg gGATCACATAGAGACAAACATGGAGTTTCTGGGTCTGATCATCATGCAGAACAAGCTGAAGGCAGAAACCCCAGGGGTTCTGCAGGACCTCCACAGAGCACACATCCGCACTGTTATGGTTACAG GTGACAACATGCTGACAGCCATCTCTGTGGCCAGGGACTGTGGAATGATCCCACCTCAAGACAAAGTCATCATTGCTGATGCCCTTCCTCCCCATAATGGACAAGCCGCCAAGATCACCTGGAGATACGCTGACAAGCCGAGCAAGACACCTCGCCTGGAG GAAGTGAATATCAGTCTggaggatgtgtgtgatgtagacgagcaaaaaacacaagagctgTTCCACTTTGCAATGAATGGCAAATCATTCGCTGTCATCGAGGAGCATTTCCCTGACATGCTTCAAAAG CTCGTTCTCCATGGAACGGTGTTTGCCAGAATGGCCCCTGACCAGAAAACGCAGCTCATTGAGGCACTGCAGGGCGTAGA CTACTTTGTGGGGATGTGTGGAGATGGAGCAAACGACTGTGGG GCTCTGAAGAGGGCCCATGGCGGCATCTCTCTGTCAGAGCTCGAGGCCTCAGTAGCCTCACCCTTCACCTCCAGGACTCCCAACATCTCTTGCGTCCCCAGCCTCATAAG GGAGGGGCGTGCTGCTCTCATCACCTCCTTCTGTGTGTTCAAGTTCATGGCCCTCTACAGCATCATCCAGTACATCAGTGTCACTCTCCTCTACTCT atCCTCAGTAACCTTGGAGACTTCCAGTTCCTCTTCATCGACATTGCTATCATCCTCCTTATTGTCTTTACTA tGAGTCTGAACCCAGCGTGGAAAGAGCTCGTGTCACGTCGTCCCCCATCAGGTCTGATCTCAGGGcctctgctgttctctgtgCTGACCCAGATCCTCATCTGCTTGGGCTTCCAAACCATTACATTCCTCTGGGTCCGACAGCAGCCCTGGTACACAGTCTGGACACCATTTACAGA TGTCTGCAACCAGTCTTCACACATCAATGTGTCTGACCACAACGACACAGAGCTGGATGACCACAACATCCAAAACTTTGAGAACACCAGCCTCTTCTATGTCTCCTGCTTCCAGTACCTTATTGTTGCCATCGTTTTCTCAAAAGGCAAACCTTTCAGGCAGCCTAGCTACAAGAATT GGCCTTTTGTGCTGTCTGCCGTgagtttgtatgttttcctgctgttcatTATGTTCCACCCTGTTGAAAGCATTGACATGTTTTTGGAG atTGTTTGCGTCCCTTATGAGTGGAGGGTAAAACTCTTCCTCATTATCTTAATCaatgctgctgtgtctgttgtGGTGGAG GGTGGCATTGACCGCGGGGCGTTCAAGTGTCTGTCCTGGCTGGGCTGCCCACGCAAGATGACACCCAAGGCTCGCTATATGCATCTGGCCCAGGAGCTTAGTGTGGACCCGGACTGGCCTCCCAAGCCAACCACCACTACTGAAGCCAAGCCCCGCCCAGAAAACGGCTCCACCTATCAGATCATGATCAACTCCTAG